One window from the genome of Papilio machaon chromosome 6, ilPapMach1.1, whole genome shotgun sequence encodes:
- the LOC106714893 gene encoding zinc finger matrin-type protein 2 codes for MSMRPDDHRRKWDKDEFERIATERLKAELEEEEERDKKKAPPVKRELLKQRDYKVDLDSKLGKSVVITKNTPTSQSGGYYCNVCDCVVKDSINFLDHINGKKHQRNLGMSMKIERSTLDQVKARFSLNKRKLEEKKRDYELDTRLREAAEEEARLKELRRERRRDKKRKIQETEDPDDTPAQSELAQIMGFSGFGGSKK; via the exons ATGAGTATGAGACCAGACGACCACCGTCGAAAATGGGATAAAGACGAATTTGAAAGAATCGCAACAGAACGATTAAAAGCAGAACTAGAAGAAGAGGAAGAACGTGACAAAAAGAAAG CACCACCAGTAAAAAGAGAACTCTTGAAGCAACGCGATTATAAAGTTGACTTAGATTCCAAACTAGGCAAGAGCGTCGTCATAACAAAGAACACTCCAACTTCCCAATCTGGTGGGTACTACTGTAACGTTTGTGACTGTGTTGTCAAAGATTCCATCAACTTTTTGGACCACATCAATGGCAAAAAACATCAACGGAACCTTGGCATGTCAATGAAGATAGAGAGAAGTACACTAGACCAA GTAAAAGCCAGATTCTCATTAAACAAACGTAAATTAGAAGAGAAAAAGCGAGATTATGAACTGGATACAAGATTGAGGGAAGCTGCAGAAGAAGAGGCAAGGTTAAAGGAACTCCGTCGTGAGAGACGCCGTGACAAGAAACGTAAAATACAGGAGACTGAAGATCCCGATGATACCCCAGCTCAGTCAGAACTTGCTCAAATAATGGGTTTCTCAGGTTTTGGAGGTTCAAAGAAGTGA
- the LOC123721072 gene encoding uncharacterized protein LOC123721072, translating to MGEPSSDSNTYGMENWTKEEKYNLFQALKVCDFHDYEKLSTFITTKSIDDIRGAIAHYKNKISKHPVLYKKVKKSIKKTGGNLIPLTDWAKFLTESLNLKDLRTETATALRLIADFEEFPAPICTNNIDFSKIYHTLANALEGKALTKDKMIISMMDKCLIDSALTSKAFIRSSSFKNVLKTLNMSDNELNSFPHYTDNQELANIRHLASLRSYNPLNLSEDVLRPS from the coding sequence ATGGGAGAACCGTCCAGTGATAGTAACACGTATGGCATGGAAAATTGGACGAAAGAAGAGAAATATAATCTTTTCCAAGCACTGAAAGTATGTGACTTCCACGATTATGAAAAACTAAGTACATTCATTACCACTAAGTCCATAGACGATATTCGAGGCGCTATAGCACATTACAAGAACAAGATATCTAAACATCCAGTTTTGTATAAGAAAgtgaaaaaaagtattaagaaGACTGGAGGCAACCTTATACCACTGACAGATTGGGCTAAATTTCTCACAGAATCTTTAAACTTGAAGGATCTTCGTACAGAGACTGCAACAGCTCTTCGTTTGATAGCAGATTTTGAAGAGTTTCCTGCACCCATTTGCACAAATAATATAGATTTCAGTAAGATATATCACACATTGGCAAATGCATTAGAAGGCAAAGCACTGACTAAagataaaatgataatttcaATGATGGATAAGTGCCTAATTGATTCAGCTTTGACAAGTAAAGCTTTTATTAGGTcatcaagttttaaaaatgttcttaaGACACTTAACATGTCtgataatgaattaaattcatttcctCATTATACAGATAATCAAGAGCTGGCTAACATAAGACATTTAGCTTCACTGAGGTCATACAACCCGCTTAACTTATCTGAGGATGTTTTAAGACCATCctga